DNA sequence from the Chloroflexota bacterium genome:
CGGGGCTCCCATTTCCGCCTGGACTTCCCCCAGAGGGACGACGCCCGCTTTCTCCACCACACCCTGGCCCACTTGACCCCCGAAGGCCCCCGCTTTGAGCCCAGAGATGTCGCCATCACCCGGTGGCCGCCCGAGGTGAGAAAATACTGACCCTCAACGTCTTCCGCTTTGACCCCGAGGCGGGCAGGCCCCCCCGCTATGACCGCTTTCCGGTGGAGGCAATGCCGGGGATGAGCCTGCTGGAGGCCCTGACGGAAATTGCCGAGCGCCAGGACCCCTCCCTGGCCTTCCGCTACTCCTGCCGGGGGGCGGTCTGCGGCTCCTGCGCCATGTCGGTCCAGGGACGGCCCCGCCTGGCCTGTCAGACCCAGCTGAAGGACCTCCGGGGTGAGGTCCTGGTGGCCCCCCTCCCCCACCTCCCGGTAATCAAGGACCTGGTGGTGGAGATGGGGCCCTTCTACCAGAGGTTTGAGGAAATCATGCCCTACCTCATCCGGAGGACGCCCCCGCCGGAAAGGGAGCTCCTCCAGGCCCCCCGGGAGCGCCGTCTTCTGGACGAGGTGGCCGACTGCGTCTGGTGCGGGGCCTGCTACGCCTCCTGCCCCACAGTCCGCCAGGGCCCCAGCTACCTGGGCCCCGCCGCCCTGCTCCAGGCCTACCGCTTCGCCGCCGACAGCCGGGAC
Encoded proteins:
- a CDS encoding succinate dehydrogenase iron-sulfur subunit, whose amino-acid sequence is MTLNVFRFDPEAGRPPRYDRFPVEAMPGMSLLEALTEIAERQDPSLAFRYSCRGAVCGSCAMSVQGRPRLACQTQLKDLRGEVLVAPLPHLPVIKDLVVEMGPFYQRFEEIMPYLIRRTPPPERELLQAPRERRLLDEVADCVWCGACYASCPTVRQGPSYLGPAALLQAYRFAADSRDEGGREGLRLVDREEGVWRCHTVFNCVEVCPKKINPARAIQALKRKALLGRFKLW